The Marivirga tractuosa DSM 4126 genome contains the following window.
GGCCGAGATGCTATTGGAACATCCACGAATTCAGGAAGTGAACACTAATGAAAGAATGAGCTGGCGTGACCAAAAAAGTAAGGAATATATCATCCGTCCTGACTTGAAGGAATTGGCTTTTCATAATATAAGTCTTTCAGATTTTACTAATGCCATTCGAATGCATGCTCCTGCGAATGGTGCTACAGCATATTTACCAATTAATGGAGAACAGTTTCCTGTGGCTTTGGCATCTGCTAAGGCAGATGATTTTAATAAATTTGCTTTAGAGCAATACAGTCTCGGTTATGAAGGAAAACGGATTCCTACTGGCAACCTGAGCAAATTGCAATTAGAAAGCACTGTAAATGCCATTTATAAAGAAAACAGAAGCTATATAAGGATACTCTCCTTTGAGTATTATGGTTCTTCCCGCTTCGGAAGTAAATATTTGGAAGAGGTCTTAACGACTTATGATCAAATTAAACCTTTAGGTTACCGTGCAGAAAGACAATCTTTCAATTGGGGCTCTAACACTGCCAAGAAACAATACTCACTTTTGCTTTTACTGATAGTGGCCATTTTCTTTATTTGTAGTATTTTGTTCGAGAGCTTTAAATTACCATTCTATATTTTATTACTGATTCCGCTATCATTCATTGGCTTATTCCTCACTTTTGGATGGTTTGAATTTTATTTCGATCAAGGGGGCTACGCTGCTTTCGTGATGTTGGGTGGGTTAACCGTAAATGCGGGTATTTATATTCTATATGATTTTAAAAATAGAAAGATTCAGAATAGCAGAAGTTTCCTGAAATCGGTAAGTACTAAAGCCGCACCAGTTTTACTCACTATATTCTCCACTTGTTTTGGTTTAATCCCATTCGTCATGAGTGGACAAAATGAAGTTTTCTGGTTCTCTCTGGCCGTAGGCACCATAGGTGGATTGATATTCTCGATGATAGGAGTCTTTTTCTTTTTCCCACTTCTGGCGGTTGGCAAGGGTAAATAAGAAAATAAGAGCTACGCCAGAAGGTAAATTAAGAAAGAAGTCAGTGAAAATTCCGCTAGCAGGGCTAGCGGAAAATTACTAGCTTTTTGTAATTAAGCTTTCAATGCAGCTACACCTGGCAATTCTTTACCTTCCATATATTCAAGTAAAGCACCACCGCCAGTTGATACATAACTTACTTTATCTCCATAGCCTAAACTATTAACCGCAGCCGCTGAATCACCGCCACCAATTAATGAGAAAGCTCCATTTTCTGTGGCTTTCACAACAGATTCTGCTATGGATTTTGTGCCTTTTGCAAAATTCTCCATTTCGAAAACTCCCATTGGCCCGTTCCATAGTATCGTTTTGGATTCTTCTACTGTTTTTTGAAAAATAGCAGTTGCTTCTGGTCCAATGTCTAAGCCCATCCAACCATCTTCTATGGCGTGATTTTGAGCAATTTTTGTGTTGGCATCATTGGCAAAATTGTCAGCTACTATTGAATCAATTGGTAGTTTTAATTCCACTCCTTGTTCTTTGGCTTTTTGAATTAACTCCTTTGCTAGATCTAGTTTGTCCTCTTCCACTAACGAACTCCCGATTTTTCCACCCATAGCTTTAAAGAATGTATAGGACATTCCACCTCCAATGATGAGGTTATCGACTTTAGCTAATAATTTCTCAATGATTAATATTTTATCAGAGATTTTAGCCCCTCCCATAATGGCCGTGTAGGGCTTGTCTGCTTTTTCCAATACCTTATCAGCATTTTCGATCTCTGCAGCCATCACGAAGCCTGCCATTTTATCTTCAAAGAACTTAGCGACCACTGTGGTAGACGCATGCGCTCGGTGAGCCGTTCCAAATGCATCATTGACATATACATCTCCTAATTTTGAAAGTGCTTCAGCAAATACCTCATCGCCTTTGGTTTCGCCATCATGAAAACGAACATTCTCCAGTAACAAAACTTCTCCATTTTTTAAGTTTTGAGC
Protein-coding sequences here:
- a CDS encoding phosphoglycerate kinase, whose translation is MKTVKDYSFENKTALIRVDLNVPLNKDFQVTDDTRIKATIPTIKKILDDGGKAVLMSHLGRPKNGPENKFSLQHIVGDLEEAYGTKVHFSEKTIGEKAESAAQNLKNGEVLLLENVRFHDGETKGDEVFAEALSKLGDVYVNDAFGTAHRAHASTTVVAKFFEDKMAGFVMAAEIENADKVLEKADKPYTAIMGGAKISDKILIIEKLLAKVDNLIIGGGMSYTFFKAMGGKIGSSLVEEDKLDLAKELIQKAKEQGVELKLPIDSIVADNFANDANTKIAQNHAIEDGWMGLDIGPEATAIFQKTVEESKTILWNGPMGVFEMENFAKGTKSIAESVVKATENGAFSLIGGGDSAAAVNSLGYGDKVSYVSTGGGALLEYMEGKELPGVAALKA